In a genomic window of Streptomyces pristinaespiralis:
- a CDS encoding WXG100 family type VII secretion target, with protein sequence MADDYIGVSFSTLREAAGELEDILKQLNLRLEDLYTRTEKVVLTWKGDARDAFVEELDQWDKQMADLQAAQAWLHEVVTTGHANYAEAHRAVLRGWGAA encoded by the coding sequence ATGGCCGACGACTACATCGGCGTCAGCTTCAGCACACTGCGCGAAGCCGCCGGCGAACTCGAGGACATCCTCAAGCAGCTCAACCTGCGTCTGGAAGATCTCTACACCCGCACCGAGAAGGTCGTCCTCACCTGGAAGGGCGACGCCCGCGACGCCTTCGTCGAGGAACTCGACCAGTGGGACAAGCAGATGGCGGACCTTCAGGCCGCCCAGGCCTGGCTCCACGAGGTCGTCACCACCGGCCACGCCAACTACGCGGAGGCCCACCGCGCGGTCCTGCGTGGCTGGGGAGCCGCCTGA
- the groL gene encoding chaperonin GroEL (60 kDa chaperone family; promotes refolding of misfolded polypeptides especially under stressful conditions; forms two stacked rings of heptamers to form a barrel-shaped 14mer; ends can be capped by GroES; misfolded proteins enter the barrel where they are refolded when GroES binds) → MAKILKFDEDARRALERGVNKLADTVKVTIGPRGRNVVIDKKFGAPTITNDGVTIAREVEIEDPYENLGAQLVKEVATKTNDIAGDGTTTATVLAQALVREGLRNVAAGASPAALKKGIDAAVKAVSEELLATARPIEDKADIAAVAALSAQDQQVGELIAEAMDKVGKDGVITVEESNTFGLELDFTEGMAFDKGYLSPYMVTDQERMEAVLDDPYILIHQGKITSIQDMLPLLEKVIQAGGSKPLLIIAEDVEGEALSTLVVNKIRGTFNAVAVKAPGFGDRRKAMLGDMATLTGATVIAEEVGLKLDQAGLDVLGTARRVTITKDDTTIVDGGGKSEDVAGRVNQIKAEIESTDSDWDREKLQERLAKLAGGVCVIKVGAATEVELKEKKHRLEDAISATRAAVEEGIVSGGGSALVHAVKVLEGNLGKEGDEATGVAVVRRAAVEPLRWIAENAGLEGYVITAKVAELEAGQGFNAATGEYGDLVKAGVIDPVKVTRSALENAASIASLLLTTETLVVEKPAEDEGDAGHGHGHGHSH, encoded by the coding sequence ATGGCGAAGATCCTGAAGTTCGACGAGGACGCCCGTCGCGCCCTCGAGCGCGGCGTCAACAAGCTTGCCGACACGGTCAAGGTGACGATCGGCCCCCGCGGCCGCAACGTCGTCATCGACAAGAAGTTCGGCGCTCCCACCATCACCAACGACGGCGTCACCATCGCCCGCGAGGTCGAGATCGAGGACCCGTACGAGAACCTGGGCGCCCAGCTGGTGAAGGAGGTGGCGACCAAGACCAACGACATCGCGGGTGACGGTACGACCACCGCCACCGTGCTGGCCCAGGCGCTGGTCCGCGAGGGTCTGCGCAACGTCGCCGCCGGCGCCTCCCCGGCCGCCCTGAAGAAGGGCATCGACGCCGCGGTCAAGGCCGTGTCCGAGGAGCTCCTCGCGACCGCCCGCCCGATCGAGGACAAGGCCGACATCGCCGCCGTGGCCGCGCTCTCCGCGCAGGACCAGCAGGTCGGCGAGCTCATCGCCGAGGCGATGGACAAGGTCGGCAAGGACGGTGTCATCACCGTCGAGGAGTCCAACACCTTCGGTCTGGAGCTCGACTTCACCGAGGGCATGGCCTTCGACAAGGGCTACCTGTCCCCGTACATGGTGACCGACCAGGAGCGTATGGAGGCCGTCCTCGACGACCCGTACATCCTGATCCACCAGGGCAAGATCACCTCCATCCAGGACATGCTGCCGCTGCTGGAGAAGGTCATCCAGGCGGGTGGCTCCAAGCCGCTGCTGATCATCGCCGAGGATGTCGAGGGCGAGGCGCTCTCCACCCTCGTCGTGAACAAGATCCGCGGCACCTTCAACGCGGTGGCCGTCAAGGCCCCCGGCTTCGGCGACCGCCGCAAGGCGATGCTCGGCGACATGGCCACCCTCACGGGCGCCACCGTCATCGCCGAAGAGGTCGGCCTCAAGCTCGACCAGGCCGGTCTGGACGTGCTGGGCACCGCCCGTCGCGTGACGATCACCAAGGACGACACCACGATCGTCGACGGTGGCGGCAAGAGCGAGGACGTCGCGGGCCGCGTCAACCAGATCAAGGCCGAGATCGAGTCCACCGACTCCGACTGGGACCGCGAGAAGCTCCAGGAGCGCCTCGCGAAGCTGGCCGGCGGCGTGTGCGTGATCAAGGTCGGCGCCGCCACCGAGGTGGAGCTGAAGGAGAAGAAGCACCGTCTCGAGGACGCCATCTCCGCGACCCGCGCCGCGGTCGAGGAGGGCATCGTCTCCGGTGGTGGCTCCGCGCTCGTCCACGCCGTGAAGGTGCTCGAGGGCAACCTGGGCAAGGAGGGCGACGAGGCCACCGGTGTCGCCGTCGTCCGCCGCGCCGCCGTCGAGCCGCTGCGCTGGATCGCCGAGAACGCCGGCCTCGAGGGCTACGTCATCACCGCCAAGGTGGCCGAGCTCGAGGCGGGTCAGGGCTTCAACGCCGCGACCGGCGAGTACGGCGACCTGGTCAAGGCCGGCGTCATCGACCCGGTCAAGGTCACGCGCTCCGCTCTGGAGAACGCGGCGTCCATCGCCTCCCTGCTGCTCACGACCGAGACCCTGGTCGTCGAGAAGCCGGCCGAGGACGAGGGCGACGCGGGTCACGGCCACGGCCACGGCCACAGCCACTGA
- a CDS encoding RNase A-like domain-containing protein — MGSPKTPPSGGASPTPEPSPGSLKDPHGVDISRHDTGSAERERKKNVEELKPTEPPNANGTFDIRPGHVYYASGLVSNEQFEFHKSATGLLGSVGGWSQTQVAGKGHGADAFADAYKDVARRFLQVWARALQSIEGVVIGLTETANNYQRADWASRQANKRHSLEMPPLQSPPVCAGKTTYDDVSSIRWTGTGDDSGPILAWAGNGPDWLADTFKEAFEHGLRLGKTVEITPGAQTDELRAIGDAWQAVGKAAKEHAKGFADCIAYITDGGNSEWQAAMNSFCQTIWGTTAWGRTRGADAKEVPRDTPGARDWKTNPKDSPSARRPIIEVLAKTGDELHKAFHDAADAADKCRETTSRLGAEAAKATVKDLTVDLDLMELTRLTATLAFGEIVMTFRSHMDKTGADAAVEACHAAFHEAAGKVRALMAELDEAYLSAPTFEAEAARARAFGARALDEFRPRHRWTRDGHTDLGIYQVDLASTEWLENSHTATRHVGLTDEQLAQRLRDDLKKGPRPIVEGQPPPAWPHGQPFPANASTFKDLDSAQRATQYNIDKHSEEITAWIEDQKSAAKPTPLELKVDNTPYGETGRSIDRQHMRDDPFPASKAEDTYGVKSKLVYNEDLDPPFVVMTSMPIVGEKAN, encoded by the coding sequence ATGGGGTCACCGAAGACGCCGCCTTCGGGCGGTGCCTCTCCCACCCCTGAGCCGTCGCCGGGTTCGTTGAAGGATCCGCACGGCGTCGACATCTCACGTCACGACACGGGTTCGGCGGAACGGGAACGCAAGAAGAACGTCGAAGAGCTCAAGCCCACCGAGCCTCCGAACGCCAACGGCACCTTCGACATCAGGCCGGGGCACGTCTATTACGCGTCCGGGCTCGTCAGCAACGAGCAGTTCGAGTTCCACAAGTCCGCGACGGGACTTCTCGGATCGGTCGGCGGGTGGAGCCAGACCCAGGTCGCGGGCAAGGGCCATGGTGCGGATGCCTTCGCCGACGCGTACAAGGATGTCGCCAGGCGTTTCCTCCAGGTCTGGGCCCGTGCGCTCCAGAGCATCGAGGGCGTCGTCATCGGTCTCACCGAGACCGCGAACAACTACCAGAGAGCGGACTGGGCGTCGCGGCAGGCGAACAAACGCCACTCCCTCGAGATGCCGCCGTTGCAGAGCCCGCCGGTCTGCGCGGGAAAGACGACCTACGACGACGTCTCCTCCATCAGATGGACGGGCACCGGGGACGACTCCGGTCCCATTCTGGCGTGGGCCGGCAATGGTCCGGACTGGCTGGCCGACACCTTCAAGGAGGCGTTCGAGCACGGCCTGAGGCTCGGTAAGACCGTGGAGATCACGCCCGGTGCCCAGACCGACGAGCTTCGCGCCATCGGTGACGCCTGGCAGGCGGTGGGCAAAGCGGCGAAGGAGCACGCGAAGGGATTCGCGGACTGTATCGCCTACATCACCGACGGCGGCAACAGCGAATGGCAGGCCGCCATGAACTCCTTCTGCCAGACCATCTGGGGTACGACGGCCTGGGGCAGGACCCGCGGCGCGGATGCCAAGGAAGTGCCCAGGGACACCCCTGGGGCACGGGACTGGAAGACGAACCCGAAGGATTCACCGTCGGCCCGGCGGCCCATCATCGAAGTCCTGGCGAAGACCGGGGACGAGCTCCACAAGGCTTTCCACGATGCCGCCGACGCCGCGGACAAGTGCAGGGAGACGACGAGCCGGCTGGGAGCGGAGGCCGCCAAGGCGACCGTCAAGGATCTGACCGTCGACCTGGATCTCATGGAGCTCACCCGGCTCACCGCCACCCTTGCCTTCGGCGAGATCGTGATGACGTTCCGTTCCCACATGGACAAGACCGGGGCGGATGCGGCCGTGGAGGCGTGTCACGCCGCGTTCCACGAAGCGGCCGGCAAGGTGCGCGCGCTGATGGCCGAGCTCGACGAGGCCTATCTGAGCGCCCCCACCTTCGAGGCGGAAGCAGCCAGGGCCAGGGCATTCGGGGCCAGGGCCTTGGACGAGTTCAGGCCCCGCCACCGCTGGACGCGCGACGGCCACACCGATCTCGGCATCTACCAAGTGGATCTCGCTTCGACGGAGTGGCTGGAGAACTCCCACACGGCCACCAGGCACGTCGGGCTGACCGACGAGCAACTGGCCCAGCGACTCCGCGACGACCTGAAGAAGGGCCCTCGTCCGATCGTGGAGGGCCAGCCTCCGCCGGCCTGGCCGCACGGTCAGCCCTTCCCCGCGAATGCCTCGACCTTCAAGGACCTCGACTCGGCACAGCGGGCCACGCAGTACAACATCGACAAACACTCGGAGGAGATCACGGCCTGGATCGAGGACCAGAAGTCCGCCGCGAAGCCGACGCCCCTTGAGCTGAAGGTGGACAACACCCCGTACGGGGAGACCGGCAGGAGCATCGACCGCCAGCACATGAGGGATGATCCCTTCCCTGCGAGCAAGGCCGAGGACACTTACGGGGTCAAGTCCAAACTCGTCTACAACGAGGATCTCGATCCTCCCTTCGTAGTGATGACCTCCATGCCGATCGTGGGAGAGAAGGCGAACTGA
- a CDS encoding WXG100 family type VII secretion target: MVDKAHLDVSDDDLTRLAGDLDDMQRHLDNQVRRMDAVVDRIEAGWKGEAAKGYRALHQGAAEDAVRIREILKVLEEAMRMSRDGFTDQELDTLRRMREAGSSVDAALEAARLSEGTAPLTPASRILDV; encoded by the coding sequence ATGGTCGACAAGGCCCATCTTGACGTCTCCGACGACGACCTGACCAGACTCGCCGGCGACCTCGACGACATGCAGCGCCACCTGGACAACCAGGTCCGGCGGATGGACGCGGTCGTCGACCGGATCGAGGCCGGCTGGAAGGGCGAGGCGGCCAAGGGTTACCGCGCCCTGCACCAGGGGGCGGCCGAGGACGCCGTGCGGATCCGGGAGATCCTCAAGGTCCTCGAAGAAGCCATGCGGATGAGCCGGGACGGCTTCACCGACCAGGAACTGGACACCCTGCGCCGGATGCGCGAGGCCGGGAGCAGTGTCGACGCCGCCCTCGAAGCGGCCAGGCTCTCCGAGGGCACCGCCCCCCTCACGCCGGCCAGCCGCATCCTCGACGTCTGA
- a CDS encoding ester cyclase — MKFMQIIDYKTTRFDDMNAVLDKWVEQTKGKRTVGHAVMGKDRTDSNHYVEIVEFPSYEEAMKNSHLPETDKMFQEMVALCDGMPSFTDLDVVREEQQNAATARRFFHEIAAGGNLNAIDEVFATDYTDHDVANEEDSETGIEVIRRDVTMWRGAFDFTFELDRQVSEGDDVVTLWTMSGKHKGEFMGIPATGEQCTMTGTTIFRFEDGMIKEGWWHFDMLRLMRQIGAV; from the coding sequence ATGAAATTCATGCAGATCATCGACTACAAGACCACCAGGTTCGACGACATGAACGCGGTCCTGGACAAGTGGGTCGAGCAGACCAAAGGCAAGCGGACCGTCGGCCACGCCGTCATGGGCAAGGACCGCACGGACAGCAACCACTACGTCGAGATAGTCGAGTTCCCCTCGTACGAGGAGGCGATGAAGAACTCGCATCTCCCGGAGACGGACAAGATGTTCCAGGAGATGGTGGCACTCTGCGACGGCATGCCCTCGTTCACCGACCTCGACGTGGTACGCGAGGAACAGCAGAACGCGGCGACCGCGCGCCGCTTCTTCCACGAGATCGCGGCCGGCGGGAATCTGAACGCCATAGACGAGGTGTTCGCCACCGACTACACCGACCACGATGTCGCCAACGAGGAGGACTCCGAGACCGGCATCGAGGTCATCCGCCGTGATGTCACCATGTGGCGCGGCGCCTTCGACTTCACCTTCGAGCTCGACCGGCAGGTCTCCGAAGGCGATGACGTCGTGACGCTGTGGACCATGAGCGGCAAGCACAAGGGCGAGTTCATGGGCATCCCGGCCACGGGTGAGCAGTGCACCATGACCGGCACGACGATCTTCCGGTTCGAGGACGGGATGATCAAGGAAGGCTGGTGGCACTTCGACATGCTGCGGCTGATGCGTCAGATCGGCGCCGTGTAG
- a CDS encoding polysaccharide deacetylase family protein, whose translation MQLVRQKGKLRAYRARAALVSLVVAALGSGCAAEGPPEATRSARPAAEKEAQRGPEAQQQDARKAREAAGGGPARRGKAALSQKARAAAAKKWGLKQTPLAAPPPPAVKPRITTRKGFEVTGGEGLPPVFTTVPTKEKIVFLTIDDGAEKDPELLRMMSDLRIPYSAFLSDYVINDNYGYFEKMRDSGVALHNHTLNHPYLPGLSYSQQKREICGQQDKLEKRYGSRPRLMRPPYGNYNKDTLRVAKKCGIKAVPLWASEAFPDHMEWREWDRDLHPGDIILTHFRGEDEWEGSMPDMIRRVMQTVTEKGYAVAKLEDYV comes from the coding sequence ATGCAGCTAGTACGACAAAAAGGAAAATTGAGAGCGTATCGGGCCCGTGCGGCCCTTGTCTCGCTCGTTGTCGCCGCGCTCGGCTCCGGCTGTGCGGCCGAGGGGCCGCCGGAGGCCACCCGCTCCGCTCGCCCCGCCGCCGAGAAGGAGGCGCAGCGGGGGCCCGAGGCGCAGCAGCAGGACGCCCGGAAGGCCCGCGAGGCCGCCGGCGGCGGTCCGGCGCGCCGGGGAAAGGCCGCGCTCAGCCAGAAGGCCCGCGCCGCCGCCGCGAAGAAGTGGGGGCTGAAGCAGACACCGCTCGCGGCGCCCCCGCCGCCCGCGGTCAAGCCGCGGATCACCACCCGCAAGGGGTTCGAGGTGACGGGCGGCGAGGGGCTGCCGCCCGTGTTCACCACCGTCCCGACGAAGGAGAAGATCGTCTTCCTGACGATCGACGACGGCGCGGAGAAGGATCCCGAACTGCTGCGGATGATGTCCGACCTGCGGATCCCGTACAGCGCCTTCCTCAGCGACTACGTCATCAACGACAACTACGGCTACTTCGAGAAGATGCGGGACAGCGGGGTGGCGCTGCACAACCACACCCTCAACCACCCTTATCTGCCCGGCCTCTCGTACAGCCAGCAGAAGCGCGAGATCTGCGGCCAGCAGGACAAGCTGGAGAAGCGGTACGGGAGCCGGCCGCGGCTGATGCGCCCGCCGTACGGGAACTACAACAAGGACACCCTGCGCGTCGCCAAGAAATGCGGGATCAAGGCCGTGCCGCTGTGGGCCTCGGAGGCGTTTCCCGACCACATGGAGTGGCGCGAGTGGGACCGGGACCTGCACCCGGGCGACATCATCCTCACGCACTTCCGCGGTGAGGACGAGTGGGAGGGCAGCATGCCGGACATGATCCGGCGGGTGATGCAGACGGTCACGGAGAAGGGGTACGCCGTGGCCAAGCTGGAGGACTACGTCTGA
- a CDS encoding contact-dependent growth inhibition system immunity protein: MSLKPREHDRKYGELDHVIRAYVGHRADDDEPLTAYLRHTWRTRPWAIPVAEEQLRAYADNPPGRLRLRLGEFYPVPDVGLPDAEIQAWLVRLADRLKESVETGQAPPPATPRTRWEWHARFPELAQFLGGWFSQDMPDEFEDHDAAVQDYLDTTDSGLVAQLTGELHDLLTLPLDDSDHALAVTELGMEVDPPAPYTPGAWLTELAARLRGRSDDAVAP; this comes from the coding sequence GTGTCCCTGAAGCCACGCGAACACGACCGCAAGTACGGCGAGCTCGACCACGTCATCCGCGCCTACGTCGGCCACAGGGCCGACGACGACGAACCCCTCACCGCCTACCTCCGCCACACCTGGCGCACCCGCCCCTGGGCCATCCCCGTCGCCGAGGAACAGCTGCGCGCCTACGCGGACAACCCGCCCGGCCGGCTCCGCCTGCGCCTCGGCGAGTTCTACCCCGTACCGGACGTCGGCCTGCCGGACGCGGAGATCCAGGCATGGCTCGTGCGGTTGGCCGACCGGCTCAAGGAAAGCGTCGAGACCGGCCAGGCACCGCCCCCGGCCACCCCGCGGACCCGCTGGGAGTGGCACGCCCGCTTCCCCGAACTCGCCCAGTTCCTCGGCGGCTGGTTCTCCCAGGACATGCCCGACGAGTTCGAGGACCACGACGCCGCGGTCCAGGACTACCTGGACACCACCGACAGCGGCCTGGTCGCCCAGCTCACCGGCGAACTCCACGACCTCCTCACCCTCCCCCTCGACGACTCCGATCACGCGCTCGCCGTCACCGAACTCGGCATGGAGGTCGACCCGCCCGCGCCGTACACCCCCGGCGCCTGGCTCACCGAACTCGCCGCACGACTGCGGGGACGGTCCGACGATGCCGTTGCACCCTGA
- a CDS encoding RNA polymerase sigma factor yields the protein MTAASAVEAVYRIESARIIAGVARIVRDVGIAEELAQDALVAALEQWPESGVPDRPGAWLMATAKHRAIDLVRRKETYARKLAEVGRAVEDVAPPVEPADPEDIDDDLLRLIFTACHPVLSTQARIALTLKLLGGLTTEEIARAFLTAEPTVAQRIVRAKRSLAKAGVPFEVPYGEDRAARLGSVLEVIYLIFNEGYSATAGDDLVRPALCEDALRLSRVLAGLMSGEPEVHGLNALLEIQASRIPARTGPGGEPVLLADQTRTRWNRLLIRRGVEALHRAGGGPYGPYALQAAIAACHAQAVRYEDTDWAMIAALYAQLAAVTPSPVVELNRAVAVSMAEGPAAGLELADALADEPALKDYHLLPSVRGDLLARLGRAEEARAEFERAASLARNSRERELLLERAARSAPETGR from the coding sequence GTGACGGCAGCAAGTGCAGTGGAAGCGGTCTACAGGATCGAGTCGGCGCGGATCATCGCCGGTGTCGCCCGCATCGTGCGGGACGTGGGCATCGCGGAGGAACTCGCGCAGGACGCTCTGGTCGCCGCGCTGGAGCAGTGGCCGGAGTCGGGCGTCCCGGACAGACCGGGAGCCTGGCTCATGGCCACCGCCAAGCATCGTGCGATCGATCTCGTACGCCGCAAGGAGACGTACGCCCGCAAGCTGGCCGAGGTGGGGCGGGCCGTCGAGGACGTGGCGCCGCCGGTCGAGCCGGCGGACCCCGAGGACATCGACGACGACCTGCTGCGGCTCATCTTCACCGCCTGCCATCCGGTGCTGTCCACCCAGGCCCGTATCGCGCTCACGCTCAAGCTCCTGGGCGGCCTGACGACGGAGGAGATCGCCCGCGCCTTCCTGACCGCGGAGCCGACCGTCGCCCAGCGCATCGTCCGCGCGAAGAGGTCACTGGCCAAGGCAGGCGTCCCCTTCGAGGTGCCGTACGGCGAGGACCGCGCCGCCCGGCTCGGATCCGTGCTCGAAGTCATCTACCTGATCTTCAACGAGGGGTACTCGGCCACCGCGGGTGACGACCTGGTCCGTCCGGCGCTGTGCGAGGACGCGCTGCGGCTGTCCCGGGTGCTGGCCGGGCTGATGTCCGGCGAACCCGAGGTGCACGGCCTGAACGCCCTCCTGGAGATCCAGGCCTCCCGGATCCCGGCGCGCACCGGCCCCGGCGGGGAACCCGTACTGCTCGCCGACCAGACCCGCACCAGGTGGAACCGGCTGCTCATCCGCCGGGGCGTCGAGGCGCTCCACCGGGCGGGCGGCGGCCCGTACGGCCCGTACGCGTTGCAGGCCGCGATCGCCGCCTGCCACGCGCAGGCGGTGCGCTACGAGGACACCGACTGGGCGATGATCGCCGCGCTCTACGCGCAGTTGGCGGCCGTAACCCCGTCCCCGGTCGTGGAACTGAACCGGGCGGTGGCCGTCTCGATGGCGGAAGGACCTGCCGCCGGACTCGAGTTGGCCGACGCGCTCGCCGACGAACCGGCCCTGAAGGACTACCACTTGCTGCCGAGCGTCCGGGGGGACCTGCTGGCCAGGCTCGGGCGCGCCGAAGAGGCACGGGCGGAGTTCGAACGGGCGGCTTCCCTCGCCCGTAACTCCCGTGAGAGGGAACTGCTGTTGGAGCGGGCGGCCCGCTCCGCGCCGGAGACCGGCCGGTAA
- a CDS encoding YciI family protein has translation MPRFLSMIRIEENQIPEGEFPEGFDQQMGALLEEMTKAGVMLDTAGLMPTSDGTRVNWSGGTISYTDGPFTETKEVVGGYAIVQCKDKAEALEWAKRFLEIHPAEWNITCEVREIQEG, from the coding sequence ATGCCGCGCTTCCTGTCGATGATCCGCATCGAGGAGAACCAGATCCCCGAGGGCGAGTTCCCCGAGGGCTTCGACCAGCAGATGGGCGCCCTGTTGGAGGAGATGACCAAGGCGGGCGTCATGCTGGACACCGCCGGGCTCATGCCCACCTCCGACGGCACCCGCGTGAACTGGTCCGGCGGCACGATCTCCTACACCGACGGGCCCTTCACCGAGACCAAGGAGGTCGTCGGCGGCTACGCCATCGTCCAGTGCAAGGACAAGGCGGAAGCCCTCGAGTGGGCGAAGCGTTTCCTGGAGATCCACCCCGCGGAGTGGAACATCACCTGCGAGGTCCGCGAGATCCAGGAGGGCTGA
- a CDS encoding RNase A-like domain-containing protein, whose protein sequence is MRTRSASYPDRETAQWATQQVVTANEQAVHRWLAQSTRQRLTIEAAWPSRPEPVGRVLLQAMMLAGRDPVDVRAARVILKRDESTPHGFTVHATFPIYL, encoded by the coding sequence ATGCGAACCCGATCCGCCAGTTATCCCGACCGGGAGACCGCCCAGTGGGCGACCCAGCAGGTCGTCACAGCCAACGAGCAGGCCGTCCACCGCTGGCTCGCCCAGTCGACCCGGCAGAGGCTGACCATCGAGGCCGCCTGGCCGTCCCGTCCCGAACCGGTCGGGCGCGTCCTGCTCCAGGCGATGATGCTCGCCGGCCGTGACCCGGTCGATGTGCGCGCGGCCCGGGTGATCCTCAAGCGGGACGAGAGCACTCCGCACGGCTTCACCGTCCACGCCACCTTCCCGATCTACCTCTGA
- a CDS encoding class I SAM-dependent methyltransferase: MNDLDPLAAFTALRTEEGEALLASLASYDPARELAVATRLRREHPAALVSAALGQARLRQRAAAKFGEEDARRMFFTPNGVEQSTRRPVAEHRAARFAALGVRGVADLCSGIGGDAIALARAGISVLAVDRDPLTAEVARANAEALGLSGLVEVRCADVTDIDTSPYDAVFADPARRGGRGRIFDPEAYSPPLSWAVGAARTRPLAALKVAPGIPHEAVPEDAEAEWISDGGDVKEAVLWFGTAPSTVRATLLPGPHTLTGRGLPNPPARPVGRYLYEPDGAAIRAHLVAEVAQDVSGGLIDETIAYITSDELHPTPYATAYEITDELLFNLKKLKALLRERGVGNLTVKKRGSAVEPEEIRRKVKPQGPNAATVFLTRVAGAPTMLIGRPV; this comes from the coding sequence GTGAACGACCTCGATCCGCTCGCCGCCTTCACCGCACTGCGCACCGAGGAGGGCGAAGCGCTGCTGGCCTCGCTGGCCTCCTACGACCCCGCCCGCGAACTGGCCGTCGCGACCCGCCTGCGACGCGAGCACCCGGCGGCCCTGGTCTCGGCCGCGCTGGGGCAGGCGCGGCTGCGGCAGCGGGCGGCGGCGAAGTTCGGCGAGGAGGACGCGCGGCGGATGTTCTTCACCCCGAACGGTGTGGAGCAGTCCACCCGCCGCCCGGTCGCGGAACACCGCGCCGCGCGATTCGCCGCGCTCGGGGTACGCGGCGTCGCCGATCTGTGCAGCGGCATCGGCGGCGACGCGATCGCCCTGGCCCGGGCGGGCATCTCGGTCCTGGCCGTCGACCGCGACCCGCTCACGGCGGAGGTCGCACGTGCGAACGCCGAAGCGCTGGGCCTGTCCGGTCTGGTCGAGGTCCGCTGCGCGGACGTCACGGACATCGACACCTCCCCGTACGACGCGGTCTTCGCCGACCCGGCACGGCGCGGCGGCCGGGGCCGCATCTTCGACCCGGAGGCGTACTCACCGCCTCTGTCCTGGGCGGTCGGCGCGGCTCGCACCCGCCCCCTCGCAGCCCTGAAGGTGGCTCCCGGCATCCCCCACGAGGCGGTCCCCGAGGACGCCGAGGCGGAGTGGATCTCGGACGGCGGCGACGTCAAGGAGGCGGTGCTCTGGTTCGGCACGGCCCCCTCCACGGTGCGCGCCACCCTCCTCCCGGGTCCGCACACCCTGACCGGCCGCGGACTGCCGAACCCGCCGGCCCGGCCTGTCGGCCGCTACCTGTACGAACCCGACGGGGCCGCGATCCGCGCCCACCTCGTCGCGGAGGTCGCACAGGACGTGTCGGGCGGCCTGATCGACGAGACGATCGCGTACATCACCTCGGACGAGCTGCACCCGACCCCGTACGCGACGGCGTACGAGATCACGGACGAACTGCTATTCAATCTGAAGAAGTTGAAGGCGCTGCTCCGGGAGCGCGGGGTCGGCAACCTCACCGTGAAGAAGCGCGGCTCGGCGGTCGAACCGGAAGAGATCCGCCGCAAGGTGAAGCCCCAGGGACCGAACGCGGCGACGGTCTTCCTGACGCGGGTGGCGGGGGCGCCGACGATGCTGATCGGCCGACCGGTGTAG
- the groES gene encoding co-chaperone GroES, which yields MTTASSKVAIKPLEDRIVVQPLDAEQTTASGLVIPDTAKEKPQEGVVLAVGPGRFENGERLPLDVKTGDIVLYSKYGGTEVKYSGEEYLVLSARDVLAIVEK from the coding sequence GTGACGACCGCCAGCTCCAAGGTTGCCATCAAGCCGCTCGAGGACCGCATTGTGGTCCAGCCGCTCGACGCCGAGCAGACCACGGCCTCTGGCCTGGTCATTCCGGACACTGCCAAGGAGAAGCCCCAGGAGGGCGTCGTCCTGGCCGTGGGCCCGGGCCGCTTCGAGAACGGCGAGCGCCTGCCGCTCGACGTGAAGACCGGCGACATCGTGCTGTACAGCAAGTACGGCGGCACCGAAGTGAAGTACAGCGGCGAGGAGTACCTCGTCCTCTCGGCCCGCGACGTGCTCGCGATCGTCGAGAAGTAA